CGATGTGCGCCGCGGCCGCCCGCGCGTCGGCACGCTGCGCCCGAGTCACCCGCTGCCCGGCGCTCACCGCGGCCTGGATCTGCTCGACGGTGTCGGCGAGCAACCCGTGCAGTGCGCGCAACCGCACCCGCGCCGAGCCGAGGCGGATCTGGGCGGCGGGCTGATCTTTCTGCGCCGCACCGGAGTACGCCAGCACCCGTTTGCTCAACCGTTCGGCGAACAAGTCGGTGACCCGTTCGGCGGAGCCCAACGCGGGCATCGCCGCGACGAACGCCAGTGCCGGCACCATCGGCCACCGGTAGGCGGCCGCGTCGTGCAACTCCGCCCCGGGGGTGGTGCCTGCGTAGATGTCGACGACGTTGACCAGGTGGTGCGACGGCACCCAGGTGTCGGTGATGACCACGTCGTTGGAACCGGTGGCACGCATCCCGGCGGTGTGCCAGACGTCCTCGACGGTGATGTCGGCCGCCGGAACCAGCACCAGTGCGGGAAACGGTGCGTCGTCGGCCCCGCAGATCGCGCCGACCAGGATCCACTGCGCGTCCATCACCCCGGTCGCCCACGACCAGCGGCCGGTGAGCCGGAATCCGTCCCCGTCGGGGACCGCGCGGCCGGTCGGGGCCAGCGGCGCCGGGCAGAGAACCGGGCCGTCGGCGAAGACCTCGTTTTGGGTCTGCTCGTCGAAGAGCGCCAGCATCCAGTTGTGCAGCGTGTAGAAGCCCAGCGTCCAGGCGCTCGACGCGCAGCCGTGGGCCATCCGCCGGATCGGGTCGAGGATCGCCGGGAACTCCGCCTGCACCCCGCCGTAGCGCGCCGGCATCAGCAGCCGATCCAGGCCCGACGCCCGGTAGTCGGCGATGGTCTCCGGCGGCAGGCGCCGGGCGCTCTCGGCGTCGCCGGCGCGCTCGGCGAGGGCGGCGATGAACTCGTCGGCGGCGCCGGCGACGGGGGCGGAGAGGGTCGTCATGACTCCTGAAAATACCATACCCTTTGGTATGGTCAAGGGTGCGGCGCCGCTCAGCGCTGCAGCATCAGGTCGATGAACTGGTCGCGACGCCCCGCGGCCTGCGCACTGGGCCGAGAACCCGACAGGTGCAAGAACCCGATGCCCGCCGCGAAGGTGGCGTTGGCGCGCATATCGGCCTGCTCGTCGTTGAACCCGTCGTCGAGGAAGGCCCGGCGCACCGCCGCCACGATCCGGGCGTCGGAGGCGCGGACCGCCTCGGCGACGGTGGCGTCGTTGCGCGCCCACTCCCGCATGGCGCGCTCCAGCATCCAATGCCGCGGACCCACCAGCGAGGTCATCATCTGCGAGAGCCGTTGCCGGGGCGGCAGTCCGGTGAGGTTCTCCAGATCGCCGCGCTCCTCGTCGCGCACCGCCGCGTAGGTCTGCACCAACGCGCTGCGATAGGTCTTCATATCGGTGAAATGCCAGTAGAAGCTGCCCTTGGTGACCTGCAGCCGGTCACACAACCGTTGAATGGTCAACGCCTTGACGCCGTCTTCGGCGAGGATCCGCAGACCGGCCTGCACCCAGTCGCTGACCGACAGCCGAGAGGTCGGCGAGGATCGCGCAGTGCTCACAACCGGTCAGCCTAACCAGGCCACCGCTAGCGGGTGAGCAACTCGCGCGACATCTCCGCCAACAGCCCGGGACGTTCGGCCATCTCCTGCAGGTGCACCCCGGCCACCCCCATCGCGCCGTCGCGGTAACGCTGATAGACCCCGTCGGCGATGCAGCCCAGCCGCCACAGGGCGAACGCGTGGTAGTAGTCGAGGTCGTCGACCGCGCACCCGGTGCGCTCCCGGTAGTGCGCGACGAGTTGGCCGACCGGCAGGAAACCCGCCGCCGGGGCCGGCGCCCACCCGACCGGCTGCGCCGCGGACCACCAGGCCACCAGCCAGCCCAGGTCGGTCAGCACGTCACCGACCGCGCACAGCTCCCAGTCGAGCACCGCGCGCACCGCCCCGTCGGGCCCGAGGATCAGGTTGCCGGGACGGTAGTCGCCGTGCACCAGCCCGACGGTGCGCTCCGGCGGAATGTCGTCGGCCAGCCGTCGGGCGACCTGCCGCAGCAGATCGTTGGGGCTGGCCACCGCATCGAGTTGACGGATCCATCGACGCAGCTGCCGGTCGATGTAGCCGCCGGGCCGGCGCAGCGCGGCCAGCGGCCCCGTCTCGCAGTCGACCCGATGGATGGCCACCAGCGTGTCGACGACGCTGCGGCAGAGCGTCTCCCGATGTCGTGGGGCGATCGCGGCGACGTCGTCGTCGGTGTTGAGGATCACGCCGTCGACGAAGTCCATCACGTAGAAGTCCGCGCCGGTGACCGCCGGGTCGGCGCAGAAGCCGGCCACCGCGGGTACCGGAACGTCGGTGCCGGCCAGCGCGGTGAGCACCGTCTGCTCGCGCAGCACGTTGTGGGCCGACGGCAGCACCGCGCCGGTGGGTGGGCGGCGCAGCACCCAGCGCCGACCGGTGGTGTCGGTGACGATGTGGGTGAGGTTGGAACGCCCGCCGAGCACCAGTTCGAAGTCGAGCGGCGGTCGCACCCCGGGGATCTGCGCGGCGAACCACGCGGTGACCGCGGCCACCTCGATGCCCGCCGGGTGTCGCGCGGCGCTCACCGCGACCGGGCCCGCCGTTCCACGGCGGCCTCGGTGAACACCGACAGACCCAGCTCGGCGTGGTAGCCGTGGATCTCCTTGACGTCGAGTTCCAGTAGGAAGTCGAGGATCTCGGCGGCGACGGTCTGGCCGGGCACCAGCACCGGGAAGCCGGGCGGGTAGGGCACCACGAAGGTCGTCGAGACCAGGGTGCGCCCGCCGGCGAGCACCGCGCGGGCCTTCTCCAGCGGGATGTGTTCGCGGTCGGCGTCGTCGTAGCCGGCGTAGAACGCCGAACGCATGTCGCCGAACGCACTGTCGGGATCGGGGCGAAACGCCGTGTCGAAGGCGCTGAAGTCCGGCAGCGGCGGCAGTTCCCCGGTGATCGCGGCGACTCGGCGCTCGTGCAGTGCGGCGTCCTCGGCACCGGCCTGCTCGGCGGTGCGCTCGAAATCACCGGCGACCCGGCGCAGCGCATCGAGCAGATAGTGCACGCTCGACCAGGTCGCCCCGATGGTGAAGATCAGCAGCACGCTGTTGATCGAGGTCTTGTTGATCTGGATGCCGAACCGCTCCATGAGGATCTTCTCCCGGAAGTCGTAGCCGGTCATCCCGGTGTTGCCGACGAACAACGTCGCACGGGTCGGATCGAGCACGAACTCGTCGGAGCGCCACGCCTCGTTCCACTCCGCCAGCGCCCCCTGGCGCACCTGCCGGTAGGACCGCACCGCCGACGCCCGGTACGATTCGGGCACCAGATCGAACTCGTCGAGAATCCGAAACCATTTGCTGATCAACGGGTCCCGCCGGATACGGTAACGGAAGACCAGCGCCATGTCGTAGACGCCGCGCACCATCTGGAATCCCTCCAGGTCCACTTGACGGCGGGCCAGATCCAGCGACGCCAGCAGCTGCTGGTTCGGCGAGGTGGAGGTGTGGGTCAAAAACGCCTCGGTGAACGCATCGCGGCTGTGCGCCCCGAAATCCTGGTCGCGGACATGGATCATCGACGCCTGCCGCAACGCCGACAGCGATTTGTGGGTCGAGTGGGTGGCGTAGACCCGCACCCGCGCGCGCTGCGGATCGGGCAGCAACCGCTGCTGCACCCAATGCGACCGGTCCTGCCCCGGTTCGAACCCGCTCATCTGTTCACGCCAGTGCTGGTACTGCCGGGCGTAGTCCGGCGAGGCCAGCTGGTCCTCGAGGCGTTCGGCGGCGACCATCGCGGTGCGCTGGCGGGCCCAGGGCACCGCGGTGGCGAACGCGTACCAGGCCTCGTCCCAGAGGAAACAGATGTCGGGCTTGATGGCCAGCACTTCTTCCATCACCCGCTGCGGGTGGTAGACGACACCGTCGAAGGTGCAGTTGGTCAACAGCAGCATCCGCACCCGGTCGAGCTGCCCGGCCGCGTCCAGTTGCAGCAGGGTCTGCTTGATCGTCGACAGGGCCACTCCCCCGTAGATCGCGAACTCGCCCAGCGGGTAGGCGTCCAGGTACAGCGGGTAGGCGCCGGCCAGCACCAGCCCGTAGTGGTGGGATTTGTGGCAGTTGCGGTCGATGAGCACGATGTCGCCGGGACGGGTCAGCGCCTGCACGACGATCTTGTTGGCGGTCGAGGTGCCGTTGGTGACGAAATAGGTCTGGTTGGCGTTCCAGGTCAACGCCGCCTTGTCCATCGCCGCGCGGATGTTGCCCTGCGGGTCCAGAAGCGAATCCAACCCGCCGGAGGTCGTGGAGGTCTCGGCCATGAAGATGTTGCGGCCGTAGAACTCGCCCATGTCCTGCAGCGACCGGGAGTTGAAGATCGAGGCGCCGCGCGCCACCGGCAGCGCGTGGAACTGGCCGACCGGCTCCTCGGCGTAGCTGCGCAGCGCGTCGAAGAACGGGGTGGCGTACCGCTTGCGGATCCCGGCGAGCACCGTGGAGTGCAGGTCGGTGACGTCGTTGAGCCGATAGAAGCTGCGATCGTAGACGTCGGGTTCGGCGGTGGTCTCCGCGGCGATCGACTCGTCGGTGAGCAGATAGCGGTCGATGTGGGGCCGCAACTCGCGGATCCACTCCGCGCATTCGATGGCGTCGTAGGCGCAGTCGGCGGCGACCGCGTCGTCGTTGGCGCCGAGCAGCGCGGTCATCAACGGCAGCCGGTCCCGCGAGCGCAGCGGCAGATCGTGGCGGATGATCGCCGCCTGGATCTCCCCGTTGAGCGCGACCGCGGTGATCACGTCTTCGATGCTGGTCATGATCAGCAGCTCGAACCGGATGTCGTCGGCCGGGTCGTGCAGGGCGCGCAGGCTGGCGGCCACGCTCTCCGGCGCGTCCGGCGGGTAGTCGTCGCCGAGCAGCACGGTGTAGAACTGCTGCTGTTTGACCTGCGCGATCAACTCCTGGTCGGCCAGCGGTGCGGAGGTGTCGAAGCGGGCGGCGCGGTCACCGTATTCGGAGAGCAGCCGCACCGCCAGCGACACCTCGTCGGCCAACCGGGTCGTCTTGTTCTCGCCCAGATAGCGCCGGAACGTCGCCAGGTTGACCGCCCCCGGATACAGCCAGTAACGCTCATAGGCGCTGAGCCGGTCCAGCAGCCGTTTGACCCGGCTGACGTGGTGGGTGATGTCGCGGCGGGCGCGGTTGACCTCGGCCAGCTGCCGGCAGGCGTCGTCGAGCAGGTTCCAGGTGTCGACCCGCGAATAGGACGGGTTGGCGACCGCCGCCAGCGCCGACACCCGTAGCCGCCGGGGCCGTTCGCCCTCGCCGATCATGTGCTCACCCGCCGTTCTGCTCTCGGGCGTCCACCCGCCCTCGGCCGACATTGTCGCCCGCCGCCGCCGGGTGTGGGGTGGCTTTGACGGCTTCGGCTCAGGGGCCGGGTTCGTCGCCTCCGGCGCCTCCGGCGCCGCGCACCGCCTGGGCCGCCGCCCGGATCTGCGGGGTCACCAGCATCACCTGGCCGAGCACACCGTTGACGAAACCCGGCGATTCGTCGGTGGAGAGTTTCTTGGCCAGCTCCACGGCTTCGTCGACGGCGACCGGTTCGGGGACGTCGTCGGCGTAGAGCAGTTCCCAGACCGCCACCCGCAGGATCGCCCGGTCCACCGCGGGCAACCGCTCCAAGGTCCACCCCTGCAGGTGCGAGCTGATCAGGTCGTCGACGTGGGCCAGCTGCTCGCTCACCCCGTGGGCCACGGTCACCGTGTACGGGTGCGGGGGCGGCATCTGCGGGTCGGCGGCGGCCAGGGCGGCGCGAGCGTCGGCGGCCGCGGCGGGGGTCCAGCCGCGCGCCTCGGCCTCGAAGAGAAGATCCACGGCGCGTTTGCGGGCCTGGTGGCGCCCGCGCACCGGTTGGCCGTCAGGCATCGGGCAGGCTCACCCGTTGACCCGGCCCAGGTAGCTGCCGTCACGGGTGTCGACTTTGAGCTTGTCGCCGGCGTTGATGAACAGCGGCACGTTGATCTGCGCGCCGGTCTCCACCGTCGCCGGTTTGGTGCCCGCACTGGACCGGTCGCCCTGCAGACCCGGCTCGGTCTCGGTGACGACGACCTCGACACTGACCGGCAGCTCCAGGTAGAGGGGGATGCCGTTGTGGAACGCGATCTGCACCGGCAGGCTCTCGAGCAGGAAGTTCGCCGCGCCGGCGACCATGCTGTCGGGCAGCGGGTGCTGCTCGAAGTCGGCACTGTCCATGAACACGAAGTCGGTGCCGTCGCGGTACAGGTAGGTGGCGTCGCGGCGGTCCACGGTGGCGGTCTCGACCTTCACCCCGGCGTTGTAGGTCTTGTCCACGGTCTTGCCCGACACCACGTTTTTGAGCTTGGTGCGCACGAACGCCGGGCCTTTGCCGGGTTTGACGTGCTGGAACTCCACGATCTGCCACAGCTGGCCGTCGATGACCAACACCAGTCCGTTCTTGAAGTCGGCGGTCGATGCCACGGTCTTTTACGTCTCCTCAACGATGGTCAGTTCCTTGGGGAACCGGGTCAGCACTTCCGGGGTCTGCCCGGAATTCTCCACGATCACGGTGTCCTCGATGCGGACACCACCGCGGTCGGGCAGATAGACGCCGGGCTCCACGGTCACCGTGGAGCCGGCCTGCAGTCTACCGGCGGCGCTCGCGCCGATTGACGGCGCTTCGTGAATCCGCAGCCCGACGCCGTGGCCCAGCCCGTGCGGGTAGTGCTCGCCGTGCCCGGCGTCGTCGATCACGGTGCGCGCCGCAGCGTCGACGTCGGCCAGCGCCACCCCGGGGGCCAGGGCGTCCAGGCCGGCCCGTTGGGCCGCGGCGACCAGGGCGTAGAGCTCGCGCTGCCAGTCCGCGGCGGCGCCGAGCACGAACGTGCGGGTCATGTCCGAGTGGTAGCCGTCGACCAGGGCCCCGAAGTCGATCTTGACCAAGTCCCCGGTGCGCAGCACCGCCTCGGTCGGCCGGTGATGCGGAATCGCCGAGTGGGCGCCGGCGGCGACGATCGTCTCGAACGACGGCCCGGCGGCCCCGTGGTCGACCAGCAGCGCCTCCAGGTCGCGGGCCACCGCGCGTTCGGTGCGCCCGGCACGCAGCTTGCCGCCGTCGACCAGGTCGTGCAGTGCGGCATCGGCGGCGGCGCAGGCCCGCCGCAACACCGCGACCTCCCCGGCGTCTTTGATCTCGCGCAACGCCTCCACCGTGCCGGCGGCACGCACCAGCGTCGCCGCCGGCTCCACCTCGGCGGCCAGCGCGTCATGGCCGTCGACGGTGACCACGTGGCTCTCGAAGCCGAGCTGCCGGATCCCGTCGCCGACCGCGCGGGCGCCGAGGTGGCGCGCCACCGCGCGGGCGATGCTCACCTCCAGATCCGGCGCCTGAGCGCCGGCCTGGGTGCGGTAACGCCCGTCGGTGGCCAGGATCGCCGGGCGGTGGTCGGCGAAGACCAGCAGCGCGGCGTTGGACCCGGTGAATCCGCTGAGATAGCGCACGTTGATCAGATCGGTGACCAGCAGGGCATCGAGGCCGGCGGCCTCGATCCGGTCGCTGAGGGAGTCTCGACGCTGGGAATGTGTCACGCTTCTCGACGGTACTGGTTAGGCTGTGGCCCCATGACCAACAACTGGGTGCTGCGCGGGCTGGTCCTGGCGGCCGGGATGCTCGTGCTCCGCCTCATTCAGGGGGTGTTGATCAACACCTTCGAGATGTACGCCACCCTCATCAGCGTGTCGCTGCTGGTCATCTTCATCGTCGGCGCCGCGACCTGGGCCTACTTCGACGGCCGGGAGAACGCGAAATCCGATCCCGACCCCGAGCGCCGCGCCGACCTGGCGATGACCTGGCTGCTGGCCGGGATCACCGCCGGGGTACTCAGCGGCGTGGCGGCCTGGCTGATCGCGCTGTTCGATCCGGCGATCTACACCGGCGGGCTGCTCAACGAGCTGACCGGGATCGCCGCGTTCACCGCCCTGGTGGCGTGGGTGCCGGCGATGGCCGCGGTGGCGCTGGGCCGCTGGCAGATCGACAAAAACTACGACTGGCCCTCCGAGCACGGCGAGGCGGGCGCCGAGGGCGACCGCGCCGACACCGACGTGTTCGCCGCGGTCGACCCCGACGCGCAGGCGGCCGGCGAGGCGGTGAGCGAGGCGGCGAGCGAGGAACCGACCACCGCGCTGGCCACCCTGCCCGACTTCGCCCCGGCCCCGCCGAAGAAGCGGTGGTGGCAGCGCCGCAAGCCCGCCGCGAGCGAGACCAGTTCCTCGGCGGAGGCCACCGCGCCGACCGCGTACACCATGGATCAGACCGAGCCGGTCAGCTACGACCCCGCCGACACCGAGGCGACCACCGAGTTCACCACCCCCGCACCGTCGGCGGACGAATCGACCACCGAGTTCCCGCCGCTGCAGACCCCCGAGCAGGACGACCCGGAGCAGACCTAGCGGCCGGCGAGGTAGCGCAACGCCAGCAGATAACCCGGCACGCCCAACCCGACGATCACCCCGGTGGCGATCGGGCTGAGGTAGGAGTGGCGCCGGAACTCTTCGCGGGCGTGCACATTGGAGATGTGCACCTCGATCAGCGGCGCCGACAGCTCCGCGCAGGCATCGCGCAGCGCCACCGAGGTGTGGGTCAGCCCGCCGGCGTTGAGGATCACCGGATCGCCGGCGTCGACCGCCTGGTGCACCCACCCGATCAGCTCGGCCTCGCTGTCGCTCTGGCGCACCACGGCGGTCACCCCCAGCGCCGCCGCCTCCCGCTCGATCTGCGCGCGCAGCGCCTCGTGGGTGGTGTCGCCGTACACGTCGGGCTCGCGGCGGCCCAGCCGGCCGAGGTTGGGCCCGTTGAGCACCTGGATCGTGGGCGGGTTCGGCGTCACCACGGGTTGGACACCTCCGCGTAGGCGCCGGCCAGCAGCGTCGGGTCGGGGCCTTCGAGCCGGCCCGGCTTGGCGAGCCCGTCGAGCACCACGAAACGCATCACCCCCGCCCGGTTCTTCTTGTCGCCGGCCATGTATTCCAGCAGCGCCGGTAGGGCGTTGGCGCGGTAGGTGACCGGCAACCCCAGCGACCGCAGGATGCTGCGATGACGGTCGGCGGTGGCGTCGTCGAGGCGACCGGCAAGCCGGGCGAGTTCGGCGGCGAACACCAGACCCACCGACACGGCGTTGCCGTGGCGCCACTGGTAGCTCTCGACCGCCTCGATCGCGTGGGCCAGGGTGTGCCCGTAGTTGAGGATCTCGCGCAGCTGCGATTCCCTCTCGTCGGCGGCGACCACCTCGGCCTTGACCGCGATCGCGCGACGGACCAGCTCACCGAGCACCGCGCCGTGCGGGTCGAGGGCCGCTGTCGGGTCGGCCTCGATCAGATCGAGGATCACCGGGTCGGCGATGAACCCGGCCTTGACCACTTCGGCCATGCCGGGCACGATCTCGCTCTGCGGCAGCGTCGCCAGGGTGGCGAGGTCGACGACGACGGCGTCGGGCTGATGGAACGCCCCGACGAGGTTTTTCCCGGCGTCGGTGTTGATCCCGGTCTTGCCGCCGATGGCGGCGTCGACCATCGCGAGCAGGGTGGTCGGCACGTGCACGATCGACACGCCGCGCAGCCACGTCGCGGCGGCGAAGCCGGCCACATCGGTGGCGGCCCCGCCGCCGAGGCTGACCAGCGCATCCCTGCGACCTAACCCGATGCGTCCCAAGACATCCCAGATGAACCCGAGCACCGGGAGCTCTTTGCCGTCCTCGGCGTCGGCGATCTCCACCCGGTGGGCGTCGATGCCCTGCTCGGCGAGATGGCCGCGGATCGCCTCGGCGGTCGCGGCCAGCGTCGGTTGATACAGGATCGCCACCCGGTGGCGGCCGGCGAGCAGCTCGGCGAGCTCACCGAGCAGACCGGTACCGACCACCACCGGGTACGGCGGGTCGGTGTGCACCGTGAGGGTGACCGGTTCGGCGATATCGCTCATTTGCGGACCTTCGGTCGTCGGGCGGCCAGCGCCGCGGCGGTGGCCGGGGTGGGCTTCTGGTCGGGTGGGGGCGCGGCCGGCCGCGGCTTCAGGCGCGCCACGACATCGCGGACCACCGCACCGGGGTTACGTCGGTTGGTGTTGACGCGCACGGTGGCGACCTGGCGGTACAGCGGCGCGCGCTCGGCCAATAGCGCCCGGTACTTCTCGGTGCGGTCGGGTCCGGCCAACAGCGGGCGCACCGTGGTGCCGCCGGTGCGCCGCACGCCCTCGGCCACCGAGATCTCCAGGAACACCACGGTGTGCCCGGCCAGGGCGGCGCGCACCCCGGGGCTGGTGATGGCGCCACCGCCGAGGGAGACCACCCCGGTGTGCTCGGCCAGCGCCGCGCGCACCACTTCTTCTTCGATGGCGCGGAACCCCTGCTCACCGTCGGTGGCGAAGATCTCCGGGATGGTCCGGCCGGTGTGCTGCTCGATCGCCGCGTCGGTGTCGAGCATCTCGACCCCGAGAGTTTTGGCCAGCCGCCGCCCGATCGTCGACTTGCCCGACCCGGGCAGCCCCACCAACACGGCCCGCGGTGCCATCGCCGCTACCCCGACACCTGGTGCGCCCCCGGCGCGGCCGGCTCCTGCTCGGCCACGGCGCGCAGGTAGGCCTCGATGTTACGCCGGGTCTCGGGCAGGGAGTCCCCGCCGAACTTCTGCAGGGCGGCGCGGGCGAGCACCAGCGCCACCATGGTCTCGGCGACCACCCCGGCGGCGGGCACCGCGCAGACGTCGGAGCGTTGGTGGATGGCCACCGCCTCGTCGCCGGTGGCCATGTCGACGGTGGCCAGCGCCCGCGGCACCGTGGAGATCGGTTTCATCGCCGCGCGCACCCGCAGCGGCTGGC
This sequence is a window from Mycolicibacillus parakoreensis. Protein-coding genes within it:
- a CDS encoding acyl-CoA dehydrogenase family protein, producing MTTLSAPVAGAADEFIAALAERAGDAESARRLPPETIADYRASGLDRLLMPARYGGVQAEFPAILDPIRRMAHGCASSAWTLGFYTLHNWMLALFDEQTQNEVFADGPVLCPAPLAPTGRAVPDGDGFRLTGRWSWATGVMDAQWILVGAICGADDAPFPALVLVPAADITVEDVWHTAGMRATGSNDVVITDTWVPSHHLVNVVDIYAGTTPGAELHDAAAYRWPMVPALAFVAAMPALGSAERVTDLFAERLSKRVLAYSGAAQKDQPAAQIRLGSARVRLRALHGLLADTVEQIQAAVSAGQRVTRAQRADARAAAAHIVHESRAIIADLLEAAGASVHFLDNPLQRAKRDVDIICGHVVFDYDVSRELAGALEVGVKISPISMI
- a CDS encoding TetR/AcrR family transcriptional regulator; protein product: MSTARSSPTSRLSVSDWVQAGLRILAEDGVKALTIQRLCDRLQVTKGSFYWHFTDMKTYRSALVQTYAAVRDEERGDLENLTGLPPRQRLSQMMTSLVGPRHWMLERAMREWARNDATVAEAVRASDARIVAAVRRAFLDDGFNDEQADMRANATFAAGIGFLHLSGSRPSAQAAGRRDQFIDLMLQR
- a CDS encoding phosphotransferase family protein, with the translated sequence MSAARHPAGIEVAAVTAWFAAQIPGVRPPLDFELVLGGRSNLTHIVTDTTGRRWVLRRPPTGAVLPSAHNVLREQTVLTALAGTDVPVPAVAGFCADPAVTGADFYVMDFVDGVILNTDDDVAAIAPRHRETLCRSVVDTLVAIHRVDCETGPLAALRRPGGYIDRQLRRWIRQLDAVASPNDLLRQVARRLADDIPPERTVGLVHGDYRPGNLILGPDGAVRAVLDWELCAVGDVLTDLGWLVAWWSAAQPVGWAPAPAAGFLPVGQLVAHYRERTGCAVDDLDYYHAFALWRLGCIADGVYQRYRDGAMGVAGVHLQEMAERPGLLAEMSRELLTR
- a CDS encoding aminotransferase class I/II-fold pyridoxal phosphate-dependent enzyme, producing MIGEGERPRRLRVSALAAVANPSYSRVDTWNLLDDACRQLAEVNRARRDITHHVSRVKRLLDRLSAYERYWLYPGAVNLATFRRYLGENKTTRLADEVSLAVRLLSEYGDRAARFDTSAPLADQELIAQVKQQQFYTVLLGDDYPPDAPESVAASLRALHDPADDIRFELLIMTSIEDVITAVALNGEIQAAIIRHDLPLRSRDRLPLMTALLGANDDAVAADCAYDAIECAEWIRELRPHIDRYLLTDESIAAETTAEPDVYDRSFYRLNDVTDLHSTVLAGIRKRYATPFFDALRSYAEEPVGQFHALPVARGASIFNSRSLQDMGEFYGRNIFMAETSTTSGGLDSLLDPQGNIRAAMDKAALTWNANQTYFVTNGTSTANKIVVQALTRPGDIVLIDRNCHKSHHYGLVLAGAYPLYLDAYPLGEFAIYGGVALSTIKQTLLQLDAAGQLDRVRMLLLTNCTFDGVVYHPQRVMEEVLAIKPDICFLWDEAWYAFATAVPWARQRTAMVAAERLEDQLASPDYARQYQHWREQMSGFEPGQDRSHWVQQRLLPDPQRARVRVYATHSTHKSLSALRQASMIHVRDQDFGAHSRDAFTEAFLTHTSTSPNQQLLASLDLARRQVDLEGFQMVRGVYDMALVFRYRIRRDPLISKWFRILDEFDLVPESYRASAVRSYRQVRQGALAEWNEAWRSDEFVLDPTRATLFVGNTGMTGYDFREKILMERFGIQINKTSINSVLLIFTIGATWSSVHYLLDALRRVAGDFERTAEQAGAEDAALHERRVAAITGELPPLPDFSAFDTAFRPDPDSAFGDMRSAFYAGYDDADREHIPLEKARAVLAGGRTLVSTTFVVPYPPGFPVLVPGQTVAAEILDFLLELDVKEIHGYHAELGLSVFTEAAVERRARSR
- the nusB gene encoding transcription antitermination factor NusB, producing MPDGQPVRGRHQARKRAVDLLFEAEARGWTPAAAADARAALAAADPQMPPPHPYTVTVAHGVSEQLAHVDDLISSHLQGWTLERLPAVDRAILRVAVWELLYADDVPEPVAVDEAVELAKKLSTDESPGFVNGVLGQVMLVTPQIRAAAQAVRGAGGAGGDEPGP
- the efp gene encoding elongation factor P — encoded protein: MASTADFKNGLVLVIDGQLWQIVEFQHVKPGKGPAFVRTKLKNVVSGKTVDKTYNAGVKVETATVDRRDATYLYRDGTDFVFMDSADFEQHPLPDSMVAGAANFLLESLPVQIAFHNGIPLYLELPVSVEVVVTETEPGLQGDRSSAGTKPATVETGAQINVPLFINAGDKLKVDTRDGSYLGRVNG
- a CDS encoding M24 family metallopeptidase, translating into MTHSQRRDSLSDRIEAAGLDALLVTDLINVRYLSGFTGSNAALLVFADHRPAILATDGRYRTQAGAQAPDLEVSIARAVARHLGARAVGDGIRQLGFESHVVTVDGHDALAAEVEPAATLVRAAGTVEALREIKDAGEVAVLRRACAAADAALHDLVDGGKLRAGRTERAVARDLEALLVDHGAAGPSFETIVAAGAHSAIPHHRPTEAVLRTGDLVKIDFGALVDGYHSDMTRTFVLGAAADWQRELYALVAAAQRAGLDALAPGVALADVDAAARTVIDDAGHGEHYPHGLGHGVGLRIHEAPSIGASAAGRLQAGSTVTVEPGVYLPDRGGVRIEDTVIVENSGQTPEVLTRFPKELTIVEET
- a CDS encoding B-4DMT family transporter, which codes for MTNNWVLRGLVLAAGMLVLRLIQGVLINTFEMYATLISVSLLVIFIVGAATWAYFDGRENAKSDPDPERRADLAMTWLLAGITAGVLSGVAAWLIALFDPAIYTGGLLNELTGIAAFTALVAWVPAMAAVALGRWQIDKNYDWPSEHGEAGAEGDRADTDVFAAVDPDAQAAGEAVSEAASEEPTTALATLPDFAPAPPKKRWWQRRKPAASETSSSAEATAPTAYTMDQTEPVSYDPADTEATTEFTTPAPSADESTTEFPPLQTPEQDDPEQT
- the aroQ gene encoding type II 3-dehydroquinate dehydratase, with product MQVLNGPNLGRLGRREPDVYGDTTHEALRAQIEREAAALGVTAVVRQSDSEAELIGWVHQAVDAGDPVILNAGGLTHTSVALRDACAELSAPLIEVHISNVHAREEFRRHSYLSPIATGVIVGLGVPGYLLALRYLAGR
- the aroB gene encoding 3-dehydroquinate synthase, coding for MAEPVTLTVHTDPPYPVVVGTGLLGELAELLAGRHRVAILYQPTLAATAEAIRGHLAEQGIDAHRVEIADAEDGKELPVLGFIWDVLGRIGLGRRDALVSLGGGAATDVAGFAAATWLRGVSIVHVPTTLLAMVDAAIGGKTGINTDAGKNLVGAFHQPDAVVVDLATLATLPQSEIVPGMAEVVKAGFIADPVILDLIEADPTAALDPHGAVLGELVRRAIAVKAEVVAADERESQLREILNYGHTLAHAIEAVESYQWRHGNAVSVGLVFAAELARLAGRLDDATADRHRSILRSLGLPVTYRANALPALLEYMAGDKKNRAGVMRFVVLDGLAKPGRLEGPDPTLLAGAYAEVSNPW
- a CDS encoding shikimate kinase; this encodes MAPRAVLVGLPGSGKSTIGRRLAKTLGVEMLDTDAAIEQHTGRTIPEIFATDGEQGFRAIEEEVVRAALAEHTGVVSLGGGAITSPGVRAALAGHTVVFLEISVAEGVRRTGGTTVRPLLAGPDRTEKYRALLAERAPLYRQVATVRVNTNRRNPGAVVRDVVARLKPRPAAPPPDQKPTPATAAALAARRPKVRK